A part of Corynebacterium lactis RW2-5 genomic DNA contains:
- a CDS encoding histidine kinase: MLKRTPLLLLVTTIVTIVVGVLSVGVAMPNPDTLTKAENLRLGLYLIISVVLGVVALALMPLALRDDHVGHGTRWWSVVAAMVVIFIGPTEFAIVPAVIVMVSLASRRTWWLTLLTLAMGAVSLTFELTVRTRFFPLEGDPVMASDVRDIAVVYLLFAVIVLLIGQYRGERRRRQELLRQRLRRAERSAAVAAAEERTRIARDMHDSLSHRLSLIGVHAAVLANRTDLKAEKIREEAELIRVQSAEAVEDLRQTLRALRMDDRVDPRSSIPDIVADARRAGMDVEVVDDTFAGISTVVSELPTVVAHCVFRVVQEGLTNARKHAPGQPVRLLVADSEVGPFRLSMSNPLADAPDAGPGGGFGLAGLKERAQLVGAVLHSRKLRDSFEVELVFPAASL; encoded by the coding sequence ATGCTCAAACGGACGCCCCTGCTGCTTTTGGTGACAACCATCGTGACGATAGTCGTTGGGGTGCTGTCGGTGGGCGTCGCAATGCCGAACCCGGACACTTTGACGAAGGCGGAGAACCTCCGACTGGGGCTCTACCTCATCATTTCGGTGGTGCTGGGAGTTGTCGCATTAGCCTTGATGCCTCTAGCTTTGCGGGATGACCATGTCGGCCACGGCACTCGGTGGTGGTCGGTGGTCGCCGCGATGGTGGTTATTTTTATTGGCCCCACCGAATTCGCCATAGTGCCAGCAGTAATCGTGATGGTGTCGCTGGCATCGCGGCGCACGTGGTGGCTTACGCTGTTGACACTTGCCATGGGGGCGGTAAGCCTGACGTTTGAGTTGACCGTGCGTACGCGCTTTTTCCCGCTCGAGGGAGATCCGGTGATGGCGTCGGATGTGCGGGACATCGCGGTAGTTTACTTGCTGTTTGCGGTGATAGTTCTGTTGATTGGTCAGTATCGTGGTGAGCGTCGGCGTCGTCAGGAGCTGTTGCGGCAGCGCCTGCGCCGCGCAGAGCGCTCTGCGGCGGTGGCTGCGGCGGAGGAGCGTACCCGTATCGCACGCGATATGCATGACTCTCTGTCGCATCGGCTTAGCCTTATTGGGGTGCATGCGGCAGTGTTGGCCAACCGAACGGATCTAAAGGCGGAGAAAATTCGTGAGGAGGCAGAGCTGATCCGGGTGCAGTCTGCTGAGGCTGTGGAGGATTTGCGCCAAACTCTGCGGGCGCTGCGGATGGATGATCGCGTTGATCCGCGCTCTTCTATCCCGGATATTGTCGCCGACGCGCGTCGCGCGGGCATGGATGTTGAGGTAGTGGATGACACTTTCGCCGGGATTAGCACCGTTGTTTCTGAGCTTCCGACTGTTGTTGCGCACTGCGTTTTCCGCGTGGTGCAGGAGGGGCTGACGAACGCGCGTAAGCACGCTCCCGGCCAGCCGGTCCGCCTGCTGGTCGCCGATTCGGAGGTGGGGCCGTTTCGCCTGTCTATGTCTAATCCGCTTGCCGACGCCCCTGACGCAGGCCCCGGTGGTGGCTTCGGGCTGGCAGGATTGAAGGAGCGAGCTCAGTTGGTCGGCGCGGTTCTCCACTCCCGGAAGTTGAGGGACAGTTTTGAGGTGGAGTTAGTGTTCCCTGCCGCATCCCTGTAG
- a CDS encoding response regulator: MNVESVGTVRVVLADDEELMRNGIRMLIEADPGIDVVGEASNGKEALAVVEELRPDVVLMDIRMPVLGGIDATRRLCAKEDGPAVVMLTAFDTDEFIVDALEAGAAGFLLKNSSLEELVETIKGAATGRPLVSFAVLQRLTTIAKRGQHAAGTAAQELLSVREREVAELIARGMTNVEIAEHLLISLPTVKSHVARIMTKLEATNRVQIALRFVED, translated from the coding sequence ATGAATGTTGAATCTGTCGGAACTGTTCGGGTCGTGCTTGCCGACGATGAGGAGTTGATGCGTAACGGCATCCGGATGCTCATTGAGGCTGACCCTGGGATCGACGTAGTAGGGGAGGCGTCGAATGGCAAGGAAGCCCTCGCTGTGGTGGAGGAGTTGCGCCCGGACGTTGTGTTGATGGATATCCGTATGCCGGTTCTTGGTGGCATTGATGCGACGAGGAGACTGTGTGCGAAGGAAGACGGCCCTGCGGTGGTGATGCTGACTGCTTTCGATACGGACGAATTCATAGTCGATGCGCTTGAGGCGGGTGCCGCGGGGTTCTTACTGAAGAATTCCTCGTTGGAAGAACTTGTGGAAACCATCAAGGGCGCGGCAACGGGCCGTCCTTTGGTGAGTTTTGCCGTGCTTCAGCGTTTGACCACAATTGCAAAGCGGGGCCAGCACGCGGCGGGCACGGCAGCGCAGGAGTTGCTCAGCGTGCGGGAGAGGGAAGTTGCCGAGTTGATTGCTCGAGGGATGACGAATGTAGAGATTGCGGAACACCTGTTGATTTCGTTGCCGACGGTGAAATCCCATGTTGCGCGCATTATGACGAAGCTGGAGGCAACGAACCGTGTGCAGATTGCACTGCGCTTTGTGGAAGACTAG
- a CDS encoding SulP family inorganic anion transporter encodes MPEEKSQRPVQTSQPDTAPIGVIDSYRYAFSSFSRFKTEILAGAAVSFALIPEVISFAVVAGVDPAVGLFSSVVLAVVISFTGGRPALITAAAGSVALVVAPLSREYGLDYLIPAVVLGALMQMVFAWLGIAKLQRFIPRGVMIGFVNALGILIFTAQLEHLIDVPWLVYVLVAIGLAIMVVLPRFTTAIPAPLVTAIIVTAVALISGWEVPNVADQGELPRSLPELLIPDVPLNLDTLKLIAPYSLAIAIVGIMESLMTAKLVDDITDTHSDKTRETFGLGLANIAAGFFGGIAGCAMIGQTIVNVKESRGRTRLSTAFAGIFLLILMLLLNDIVGRIPMAALVAVMIVVSFVTVDWHSIAPRTLKLMPWSETLVMLVTVVATLITHNLAIGVVVGVVVASLMFARRVAHLVNIEKSPELRVADDGSSVRTYRVTGQLFFASSNDLYYQFDYQDTADRIEIDLSGAEVWDASTVAALDSVTQKFHAKGVDVVVEGLDGASLARLEKLSGKLAA; translated from the coding sequence ATGCCGGAGGAAAAGTCGCAGCGACCAGTGCAAACATCACAACCAGACACCGCGCCCATCGGCGTCATCGATTCCTACAGGTACGCCTTCTCCTCTTTCTCCCGATTTAAAACGGAGATCCTTGCCGGCGCGGCGGTGTCCTTCGCGCTGATCCCCGAGGTCATTTCCTTCGCTGTTGTCGCAGGTGTGGATCCGGCAGTCGGCCTTTTCTCCTCAGTGGTCCTGGCTGTGGTCATCAGTTTCACCGGCGGCCGGCCAGCGCTCATCACCGCCGCCGCGGGATCCGTCGCCCTCGTCGTCGCTCCGCTTTCCCGGGAGTACGGCCTCGACTACCTCATCCCGGCGGTCGTCCTCGGCGCGCTGATGCAAATGGTCTTCGCCTGGCTGGGCATCGCCAAACTACAGAGATTCATCCCCCGCGGCGTAATGATTGGCTTCGTCAACGCCCTGGGCATCCTCATCTTCACCGCCCAGCTCGAGCACCTCATTGATGTCCCGTGGCTGGTCTATGTGCTCGTCGCCATTGGCCTGGCTATTATGGTCGTCCTCCCTCGCTTTACGACGGCCATTCCCGCGCCCCTGGTCACAGCCATCATCGTGACCGCGGTCGCGCTTATCTCTGGCTGGGAGGTCCCGAACGTCGCTGATCAGGGCGAGCTCCCGCGCAGCCTGCCGGAGCTGCTCATCCCGGATGTCCCCCTGAACCTGGATACCCTGAAGCTCATCGCACCGTACTCGCTGGCCATCGCCATTGTCGGCATCATGGAGTCGCTGATGACCGCGAAGCTCGTCGACGACATCACCGACACCCACTCCGACAAGACCCGCGAGACCTTTGGCCTCGGCCTCGCCAATATCGCCGCCGGTTTCTTTGGTGGCATAGCCGGCTGCGCCATGATTGGGCAGACCATCGTCAATGTGAAGGAGTCACGCGGACGAACCCGCCTGTCCACCGCATTCGCCGGTATTTTCCTGCTGATTTTGATGCTGCTGTTGAACGACATCGTCGGCCGCATTCCGATGGCGGCCCTGGTTGCCGTGATGATTGTGGTCTCGTTTGTGACCGTCGATTGGCACTCTATTGCACCGCGCACGCTGAAACTCATGCCGTGGTCGGAGACGCTGGTCATGCTGGTCACGGTTGTCGCCACGCTGATCACGCACAACCTGGCCATCGGAGTTGTGGTGGGCGTGGTGGTCGCGTCGTTGATGTTCGCGCGCCGCGTTGCGCACCTTGTGAATATCGAGAAGTCGCCGGAGCTTCGCGTAGCCGACGACGGCTCCTCCGTGCGCACCTACCGTGTCACCGGTCAGCTGTTCTTCGCGTCCAGCAATGACCTCTACTACCAGTTCGACTACCAGGACACCGCCGACCGCATCGAGATCGACCTGTCTGGGGCCGAGGTGTGGGATGCCTCGACGGTGGCCGCGCTGGACTCTGTGACGCAGAAGTTCCACGCTAAGGGCGTGGACGTTGTCGTCGAGGGGCTCGACGGCGCAAGCTTGGCGCGGCTGGAGAAGCTGAGCGGCAAACTCGCTGCTTAG
- a CDS encoding aminotransferase class I/II-fold pyridoxal phosphate-dependent enzyme — protein sequence MAVDSFDVHELAAHKDEFAKAYEELKSRNLSLNLTRGKPSSEQLDFANALLGLPAPDYVSASGEDVRNYGNDKGITDIRAIWADLMDLPVENVLAQDASSLNIQFDLISWAMQFGNVDSERPWNQEPVLKWLCPVPGYDRHFAITQHFGIEMIQVPMNEDGPDMDVVEKLVAADPQIKGMWNVPMFSNPTGVTYSAEVCRRLVQMETAAPDFRLMWDNAYMVHTLTDEFPEIHNVIAWAEEAGNPNRVWAFGSTSKITFAGAGVAFYASSKENLDNYLAHAGIRGIGPNKVNQLAHAKFFGDAEGVREQMRRHAGSLAPKFDKVLQILDSRLSAYGVAEWSKPTGGYFINLDVVDGTARRVVELAKEAGIALTGSGSSFPLKQDPNDRNIRLAPSLPPMEELEVAMDGVATCVLLAAAEKASA from the coding sequence ATGGCCGTGGATTCCTTTGACGTACACGAGCTGGCGGCTCACAAGGATGAGTTCGCCAAGGCATACGAGGAGCTGAAGTCCCGTAACCTGTCGCTGAATCTGACCCGCGGCAAGCCGTCGTCGGAGCAGCTTGATTTCGCAAATGCTCTGCTGGGCCTGCCCGCCCCGGATTACGTGTCGGCCTCGGGCGAGGACGTGCGCAACTACGGCAACGACAAGGGCATCACCGATATTCGCGCTATCTGGGCGGACCTGATGGACCTGCCGGTGGAAAATGTCCTGGCTCAGGATGCGTCGAGCCTGAACATCCAGTTCGACCTGATCTCGTGGGCGATGCAGTTCGGCAACGTCGATTCGGAGCGCCCGTGGAATCAGGAGCCTGTGCTGAAGTGGCTGTGCCCGGTCCCGGGCTATGACCGCCACTTCGCCATCACTCAGCACTTCGGCATCGAGATGATCCAGGTGCCGATGAATGAGGACGGCCCGGATATGGATGTCGTTGAGAAGCTAGTCGCAGCCGATCCGCAGATCAAGGGCATGTGGAATGTGCCGATGTTCTCCAACCCGACCGGCGTGACCTACAGCGCCGAGGTGTGCCGCCGCCTGGTGCAGATGGAGACCGCCGCGCCGGACTTCCGCCTGATGTGGGATAACGCCTACATGGTGCACACTCTGACGGACGAATTCCCGGAGATTCACAATGTTATTGCCTGGGCGGAGGAGGCCGGCAACCCGAACCGCGTGTGGGCGTTCGGCTCCACCTCGAAGATCACCTTCGCGGGCGCGGGCGTTGCTTTCTACGCTTCCTCCAAGGAGAACCTGGACAACTACCTGGCGCACGCTGGTATCCGCGGCATTGGCCCGAACAAGGTCAACCAGCTGGCTCACGCGAAGTTCTTCGGGGATGCCGAGGGTGTGCGTGAGCAGATGCGTCGTCACGCCGGCTCGCTGGCCCCGAAGTTTGACAAGGTCCTGCAGATCCTCGATTCCCGCCTGAGCGCTTACGGCGTGGCGGAGTGGTCGAAGCCGACCGGCGGTTACTTCATCAACTTGGATGTTGTCGATGGCACCGCCCGCCGCGTGGTGGAGCTGGCGAAGGAGGCAGGCATCGCCCTGACCGGTTCCGGTTCCTCTTTCCCGCTGAAGCAGGATCCGAATGATCGCAACATTCGCCTGGCGCCGTCGCTACCTCCGATGGAGGAGCTCGAGGTCGCTATGGACGGCGTCGCCACTTGCGTGCTGCTCGCCGCCGCCGAGAAGGCAAGCGCTTAA
- a CDS encoding suppressor of fused domain protein, with protein sequence MNFEETKFWVSGLFPGDQQVTERVSLLPASGRHGQDHESAPLRVAEFSLFDGSVDPDSARRPELAAATLELGRNYCGLVGAAKTDIRVELFHVGYSDFPVADLVAAAGALVENEPELLSPIPGRVLPDAVRIATGQAVSQPVDGAERYTVAHVLCAVPYVWRDGVPNVTEMPGKINYHEGDPESPQGRMTTMTQLIPITDTELSFYEEHGPQALMQRLADADADLRDWERKTVV encoded by the coding sequence ATGAATTTCGAGGAGACGAAGTTTTGGGTCTCCGGGCTTTTCCCCGGAGATCAGCAGGTCACCGAGCGTGTTTCGCTGCTTCCCGCGAGCGGTCGCCATGGCCAGGACCACGAGTCCGCGCCGCTTCGAGTCGCCGAGTTTTCGCTTTTCGACGGCTCCGTCGACCCTGATTCCGCTCGCCGCCCGGAGCTCGCTGCGGCGACGCTGGAGCTGGGGCGCAACTACTGCGGCCTGGTCGGTGCCGCGAAGACGGACATCCGCGTGGAGCTTTTTCACGTCGGCTACTCGGATTTCCCGGTGGCGGACCTGGTGGCTGCGGCCGGTGCGCTGGTGGAGAACGAGCCGGAGTTGCTCTCTCCGATTCCGGGGCGGGTGCTGCCGGATGCGGTGCGCATCGCCACGGGCCAGGCCGTGTCCCAGCCGGTCGACGGCGCCGAGCGTTACACCGTCGCGCACGTGCTGTGCGCGGTTCCGTACGTGTGGAGAGACGGGGTGCCCAACGTCACGGAGATGCCGGGCAAGATCAATTATCACGAGGGCGATCCGGAGTCACCGCAGGGCCGGATGACCACGATGACGCAGTTGATCCCTATTACCGACACTGAGCTGTCTTTCTACGAGGAGCATGGGCCGCAGGCGCTGATGCAGCGCTTGGCCGATGCGGATGCGGACTTGCGCGATTGGGAGCGGAAGACCGTCGTATAG